One Gemmatimonadaceae bacterium genomic region harbors:
- a CDS encoding molybdenum cofactor biosynthesis protein MoaE, whose protein sequence is MRAALVHGAIDAAALLAEVNAPSSGASTLFVGTVREVNEGRDVAGIDYSAYETMAQRELDAIARETCEAFATEHVVIEHRLGYLALTEASVAIAISHPHRGAAMDAMRYAIEELKRRVPIWKREHYVDGTREWVDPTRSGGTARAGESVITGAPQEGRA, encoded by the coding sequence ATGCGCGCGGCGTTGGTGCACGGTGCCATCGACGCGGCCGCCCTGCTGGCCGAGGTGAACGCCCCCTCGTCAGGGGCATCGACCCTTTTTGTCGGCACCGTGCGGGAAGTGAACGAGGGTAGGGATGTGGCGGGGATCGACTACTCGGCCTATGAGACGATGGCGCAACGCGAATTGGACGCGATCGCGCGCGAGACCTGTGAAGCGTTCGCGACCGAGCACGTGGTGATCGAGCACCGCCTGGGCTACCTGGCGCTCACCGAGGCGAGCGTGGCGATTGCCATATCGCACCCTCACCGCGGGGCGGCGATGGACGCGATGCGCTACGCCATCGAGGAGCTCAAGCGCCGCGTCCCCATCTGGAAGCGCGAGCACTACGTGGATGGCACGCGCGAATGGGTCGATCCCACGCGGTCGGGGGGCACAGCGCGCGCGGGGGAATCGGTGATCACGGGTGCACCGCAGGAGGGGCGCGCATGA
- the carA gene encoding glutamine-hydrolyzing carbamoyl-phosphate synthase small subunit: MTAHADLPGFLLLEDGTLFHGRLAAPAPVTVAEVVFTTNMTGYQETFSDPSYRGQIVVMTAPMIGNYGVNAEDPESGRPQVAAVVVRELSRTFSNWRASGDLRSWLGNAGVPILEGIDTRRLTKHLRSAGVMRGVIGAGEAATAEAQSALDACPSMEGLDLASVVTTDRVYHWGAENAPYHIVAYDFGIKRNILRLFEAHGCRITVVPSTTSAAEVLALKPHGVFFSNGPGDPAAVAYAPAAIRSIGEAGVPVFGICLGHQLIGLSFGGSTVKLPFGHRGGNQPVKELATGRVLITSQNHGFAVQGDEREIPGAPELEVTHINLNDGTVEGLRHRTLPIFSVQYHPEAAPGPHDARPLFRQFINAVRGEVGRSGPNA; the protein is encoded by the coding sequence TCGTGTTCACCACGAACATGACTGGCTACCAGGAGACGTTCTCCGACCCGTCCTATCGCGGGCAGATCGTGGTCATGACGGCCCCGATGATCGGCAACTACGGCGTCAACGCCGAAGACCCCGAGTCGGGGCGTCCGCAGGTGGCGGCGGTCGTGGTGCGGGAGCTCTCGCGCACCTTCTCGAACTGGCGCGCGAGCGGTGATCTGCGCTCGTGGTTAGGCAACGCGGGGGTCCCGATCCTCGAGGGGATCGACACGCGCCGGCTCACCAAGCACCTGCGCTCGGCGGGCGTCATGCGTGGCGTCATTGGCGCCGGTGAGGCGGCCACGGCCGAGGCGCAGTCGGCGCTCGATGCCTGCCCGTCGATGGAAGGGCTCGACCTGGCGTCGGTCGTGACCACCGATAGGGTCTATCACTGGGGGGCGGAGAACGCCCCGTATCACATCGTCGCTTACGACTTCGGGATCAAGCGCAACATCCTCCGACTGTTCGAGGCGCACGGCTGCCGCATCACCGTGGTCCCCAGCACGACCTCGGCGGCCGAGGTGCTCGCGCTCAAGCCGCACGGCGTCTTTTTCTCCAACGGCCCCGGCGATCCGGCCGCCGTCGCCTACGCCCCGGCGGCGATCCGGAGCATTGGTGAGGCGGGAGTGCCGGTGTTCGGGATTTGCCTTGGGCACCAACTCATCGGCCTCAGCTTTGGCGGCTCGACGGTGAAGCTCCCGTTCGGGCATCGCGGGGGGAACCAGCCGGTGAAGGAGCTCGCGACGGGCCGCGTCCTCATCACGTCGCAGAACCACGGCTTCGCCGTCCAGGGCGACGAGCGCGAGATCCCGGGGGCGCCGGAACTCGAGGTGACCCACATCAACCTCAACGACGGAACGGTCGAGGGGTTGCGGCATCGCACGCTGCCGATCTTCTCGGTGCAGTATCATCCGGAGGCTGCGCCGGGGCCGCATGACGCCCGTCCGCTGTTCCGGCAGTTCATCAATGCGGTGAGAGGAGAGGTCGGGCGAAGTGGTCCAAACGCTTGA
- a CDS encoding MoaD/ThiS family protein, giving the protein MPTVRVLLFASYAEAFGASAIDVEIAPTARVRDVLASVRARATTAKLPPQPLVAVNESYASLDDAVSERDEVAIIPPVAGG; this is encoded by the coding sequence ATGCCAACGGTCAGGGTTCTCCTGTTCGCGTCGTACGCCGAGGCGTTCGGCGCGTCGGCAATCGACGTCGAAATCGCCCCCACGGCGCGCGTTCGTGACGTGCTGGCGTCGGTGCGCGCGCGCGCCACGACCGCGAAGCTCCCGCCGCAACCGCTCGTCGCGGTCAACGAGAGCTACGCCTCCCTCGACGACGCGGTGAGCGAGCGCGATGAGGTGGCGATCATCCCTCCGGTGGCCGGGGGCTGA
- a CDS encoding integration host factor subunit beta codes for MTKADLVERVTQQISRTAGPMISKKDCARVVDSFLEAIKEALQAQKNIEVRGFGTFKIRHRKTRMARNPRTGSPVEVSARPVPVFKPSKELRAMVADLEPLDGADLDDWDDDHEEEMSEA; via the coding sequence ATGACCAAAGCCGACCTCGTCGAGCGCGTCACGCAGCAGATTTCCCGCACGGCCGGGCCGATGATCTCGAAGAAGGACTGCGCGCGCGTGGTCGATTCGTTCCTCGAGGCGATCAAGGAAGCGCTGCAGGCCCAGAAGAACATCGAGGTTCGGGGCTTCGGCACGTTCAAGATTCGGCACCGCAAGACCCGCATGGCGCGTAACCCGCGAACCGGCTCTCCCGTCGAGGTCTCGGCCCGCCCGGTCCCCGTCTTCAAGCCGTCCAAGGAGCTGCGTGCGATGGTCGCCGATCTCGAGCCGCTCGATGGCGCAGACCTGGACGATTGGGATGACGATCATGAGGAGGAGATGAGCGAGGCGTGA